In a genomic window of Pseudomonas putida:
- a CDS encoding cytochrome b/b6 domain-containing protein, with protein sequence MSQRTASPRPSHPRWLRLTHWLNALAVLVMVTSGWRIYNASPLYDFSFPNTITLGGWLGGALQWHFAAMWLLAFNGLLYLTFNLFSGRLKRRFFPVSPKGVLHDLWAALRGKLGHADLSHYNQVQRFAYLFVMVDITLLVISGLVLWKSVQFPLLRELLGGYDTARHVHFIAMALLVAFVAVHLVMVALVPKTLLAMIVGRKESV encoded by the coding sequence ATGTCGCAGCGCACTGCTTCACCCAGGCCCAGTCATCCGCGCTGGCTACGCCTGACCCATTGGCTCAACGCCCTGGCCGTGCTGGTGATGGTCACCAGCGGCTGGCGCATCTACAACGCCTCGCCGCTTTACGATTTCAGCTTCCCCAATACGATCACCCTGGGCGGCTGGCTCGGCGGCGCTCTGCAGTGGCACTTCGCGGCGATGTGGCTGCTGGCCTTCAACGGCCTCCTGTACCTGACCTTCAATCTGTTCAGTGGTCGCCTCAAACGACGCTTTTTCCCGGTTTCGCCAAAAGGCGTACTGCACGACCTGTGGGCCGCCCTGCGCGGAAAACTCGGCCACGCCGACCTCAGCCATTACAACCAGGTGCAACGCTTTGCCTACCTGTTCGTCATGGTGGATATCACGTTGCTGGTGATCTCCGGGCTGGTGCTGTGGAAGTCGGTGCAGTTCCCGTTGTTGCGTGAATTGCTCGGTGGCTATGACACGGCGCGGCATGTGCACTTCATCGCCATGGCGCTGCTGGTGGCCTTCGTGGCGGTGCATCTGGTGATGGTCGCACTGGTGCCGAAAACCCTGCTCGCCATGATCGTCGGTCGCAAGGAGTCCGTATGA
- a CDS encoding molybdopterin-dependent oxidoreductase produces MHNPDLDESSILTDARKILAPQIEDRSRRSFLLRGLTLGGVAMLSGCNLTDNESVDTALSSMSRFNDRVQGWLFNPNAMAPTYPESMITRPFPFNAFYGIDEAPTVDEESYRLEVSGLVADKRSWRLEELRAMAQTDQITRHICVEGWSAIGRWGGVRFSDFLKRIGADTDAKYVGFKCADDYYTSIDMATALHAQTLLTLTYDGAVLPREYGFPMKLRMPTKLGYKNPKHIQAIFVSNTYSGGYWEDQGYNWFGGS; encoded by the coding sequence ATGCACAATCCGGATCTGGACGAGTCCTCGATCCTGACCGACGCCCGCAAGATCCTCGCGCCGCAGATCGAAGATCGCTCGCGTCGCTCGTTCCTGCTGCGCGGCCTGACCCTCGGTGGCGTGGCGATGCTGTCCGGCTGCAACCTCACCGACAACGAAAGCGTCGACACCGCACTGTCGTCGATGTCGCGCTTCAATGATCGGGTGCAGGGCTGGCTGTTCAATCCCAATGCCATGGCGCCGACTTATCCCGAATCGATGATCACCCGGCCGTTTCCGTTCAATGCCTTCTACGGCATCGACGAAGCGCCGACGGTGGACGAGGAGAGTTATCGCCTGGAGGTGTCGGGGCTGGTGGCGGACAAACGCAGCTGGCGTCTCGAAGAGCTGCGCGCCATGGCGCAGACCGACCAGATCACCCGGCACATCTGCGTCGAAGGCTGGAGCGCCATCGGCCGCTGGGGCGGGGTGCGCTTCAGTGATTTCCTCAAGCGCATCGGCGCCGACACCGACGCCAAATACGTCGGCTTCAAATGCGCCGACGATTACTACACCAGTATCGACATGGCCACCGCGCTGCATGCGCAAACCCTGTTGACGCTGACCTATGACGGCGCGGTGCTGCCGCGCGAATACGGCTTCCCGATGAAGCTGCGCATGCCCACCAAGCTTGGCTACAAGAACCCCAAACACATCCAGGCGATTTTCGTCAGCAACACCTACAGCGGCGGCTACTGGGAAGACCAGGGCTACAACTGGTTCGGTGGCAGCTGA